From the genome of Puntigrus tetrazona isolate hp1 unplaced genomic scaffold, ASM1883169v1 S000000095, whole genome shotgun sequence, one region includes:
- the LOC122332492 gene encoding gastrula zinc finger protein XlCGF49.1-like, protein MEFLKVELEDAFTVEPEDTETQLKMVFIKEESTDVKIEEAFIKQEEAEEQIKTAFIKEEREETFRVKLEDAEEPTDSTVLKEEQEETEEKYQYENPHDFLEKSFSSLQSEKSSTQKRDGIRFPCFQCGKSFSRKATLKSHMKTHPEENMFTCTHCGKSFGTKLKLKYHTKVHNGNKPFTCKQCGRSFTQKGSLKKHMAIHTGKRPYSVPSVWKELQSKGGLKKHISTHTGEAVHMPSVRKEFQPKGRP, encoded by the exons ATGGAGTTTCTGAAAGTGGAGCTTGAAGACGCGTTCACGGTCGAGCCAGAAGATACTGAGACCCAGCTGAAGATGGTGTTCATTAAAGAGGAGAGTACAGACGTGAAGATCGAAGAAGCGTTCATCAAGCAGGAGGAAGCCGAGGAACAAATCAAGACCGCGTTCATCAAAGAGGAGCGTGAAGAAACTTTCAGAGTCAAACTTGAAGATGCTGAAGAACCAACAG ACTCAACAGTGCTGAAAGAGGAGCAGGAAGAAACTGAAGAGAAATATCAGTATGAGAACCCTCATGATTTCCTAGAAAAATCATTTAGTAGTTTACAGTCTGAAAAGAGTTCCACACAAAAAAGGGATGGGATTCGTTTCCCCTGctttcagtgtggaaagagttttagtCGTAAGGCAACCCTCAAAAGCCACATGAAAACTCACCCTGAAGAGAATATGTTCACCTGCACACACTGTGGAAAAAGTTTCGGCACAAAATTGAAACTGAAATACCACACGAAAGTTCACAACGGAAACAAACCCTTCACGTGCAAACAGTGTGGAAGGAGCTTCACTCAGAAAGGAAGCCTTAAGAAGCACATGGCCATTCACACTGGAAAGAGGCCTTACAGCGtgccctcagtgtggaaagagcttcagTCAAAGGGAGGCCTCAAGAAGCACATCTCAACTCACACAGGAGAAGCCGTTCACATGCCCTCGgtgcggaaagagtttcagCCAAAAGGGAGGCCTTAA